In the Candidatus Binatia bacterium genome, one interval contains:
- a CDS encoding SDR family NAD(P)-dependent oxidoreductase, which translates to MSVEFAKAIVVGASSGIGEAIAVQLACGGADVAILGRRADELERIAVTLPGKLTPFVHDVADADAVPELFARIVEKLGGLDTLIYAAGTMPPIAEGEYSFPKDRDMIVVNLLGAMAWMNLAAAHFEAARRGTILGISSIAGERGRRGNPAYCTSKAALSTYLESLRNRCSRYGVNVVTVKPGFVDTAMTRGMPGLFWLVSANEAARQSIALARRGNSASGFVPPRWALVAGIVRALPSFVFRHLNF; encoded by the coding sequence ATGAGCGTCGAATTCGCCAAAGCCATCGTCGTCGGAGCCTCCAGCGGCATCGGAGAGGCCATCGCCGTGCAACTCGCGTGCGGCGGCGCCGACGTCGCCATTCTCGGCCGGCGCGCCGACGAGCTGGAGCGGATTGCCGTCACCCTGCCGGGCAAGCTGACTCCGTTCGTGCACGACGTGGCGGACGCCGATGCGGTCCCGGAGCTGTTCGCGCGGATCGTGGAAAAGCTTGGCGGACTCGACACGCTGATCTACGCCGCCGGCACGATGCCACCGATTGCCGAGGGCGAGTACAGCTTTCCCAAGGACCGCGACATGATCGTCGTCAACCTGCTCGGCGCCATGGCGTGGATGAACCTCGCGGCGGCACACTTCGAGGCGGCGCGGCGAGGCACCATCCTCGGTATATCGAGCATCGCCGGCGAGCGCGGGCGGCGTGGCAACCCGGCCTATTGCACGTCGAAGGCGGCGCTATCGACGTACCTCGAGTCGCTGCGCAATCGGTGTTCGCGCTACGGGGTCAACGTCGTGACCGTAAAACCCGGCTTCGTCGATACCGCCATGACGCGCGGCATGCCGGGGTTGTTCTGGCTCGTGTCGGCCAACGAGGCGGCCCGGCAGTCGATTGCGCTCGCGCGCCGCGGCAATAGCGCCAGCGGCTTTGTGCCGCCGCGCTGGGCGCTCGTTGCGGGCATCGTCCGGGCGCTGCCCTCCTTCGTCTTCCGCCACCTGAACTTCTAA
- a CDS encoding FAD-binding oxidoreductase, translating into MNLLKRTSLRHTAELRVLEGFGRAVRAVCRYVAPRTVEELALTVQRARAEGLTIAFRGAGRSYGDAALNASGLVVDTTGIDRVTAWEPATGIIDAGPGVTIEGLWRRTIEDGYWPAVVPGTMHPTLAGCVSMNVHGKNNFRAGPFGDHVLDLDLLTPAGDIVRCSRDENPDVFFAVVGGLGLLGAITRVRLQLKPVESGRLRVEALSARNLDELFDRFEAHLPHGDYVVGWVDCFARAAELGRGIIHVANYLRAGEDPEAAVSLHVERQGLPPRILGFPRSALWRIMRLFTNDPGVALVNAVKFFTSRLQDGHTYLQSHVAFAFLLDYVPDWRLAYGPEGFIQYQIFVPHAEARACVRDVLELCRQENRCSYLGVLKRHRPDQFLLSHAVDGWSLALDFPVRAGQRADLWALTERLTERVLAAGGRFYFAKDAVLRPADVERAYGRDRLARFLAIKQRLDPDGVLANDLWSRALVQSG; encoded by the coding sequence ATGAACCTTCTCAAGCGAACGTCGTTGCGCCACACCGCGGAGTTGCGGGTTCTCGAGGGCTTCGGCCGGGCGGTCAGGGCGGTGTGCCGGTACGTCGCGCCGCGCACCGTCGAGGAGCTGGCGCTCACGGTGCAACGGGCGCGGGCCGAGGGACTCACGATCGCGTTCCGCGGCGCCGGCCGGAGCTACGGCGACGCCGCGCTTAACGCCAGCGGACTGGTTGTCGATACGACCGGAATCGATCGTGTCACCGCCTGGGAACCGGCAACCGGGATCATCGACGCGGGTCCCGGCGTCACCATCGAAGGACTGTGGCGGCGTACCATCGAGGACGGTTACTGGCCGGCGGTGGTGCCCGGAACCATGCACCCAACGCTCGCCGGCTGCGTGTCGATGAACGTCCACGGCAAGAACAACTTCCGCGCCGGACCGTTCGGCGACCACGTGCTCGATCTCGACCTGCTCACCCCCGCCGGCGATATCGTGCGTTGCAGCCGGGACGAAAACCCCGACGTCTTTTTCGCCGTTGTCGGCGGGCTCGGCCTGCTCGGCGCAATCACCCGGGTGAGGTTGCAACTGAAGCCGGTCGAGAGCGGCCGCCTGCGAGTCGAGGCGCTTTCCGCCCGCAATCTGGACGAGCTGTTCGATCGTTTCGAAGCGCACCTGCCGCACGGCGACTACGTGGTCGGTTGGGTAGATTGTTTCGCTCGTGCTGCCGAACTGGGCCGCGGTATCATCCACGTTGCCAACTACCTCAGGGCGGGCGAAGACCCGGAAGCGGCGGTATCGTTGCACGTCGAAAGGCAGGGCCTGCCGCCGCGAATCCTCGGTTTCCCGCGCAGCGCACTGTGGCGAATCATGCGCCTGTTCACCAACGATCCGGGGGTGGCGCTGGTGAACGCGGTGAAGTTCTTCACCTCGCGGCTGCAGGACGGCCACACCTATCTGCAATCGCACGTCGCCTTCGCATTCCTCCTCGACTACGTTCCCGACTGGCGACTCGCTTACGGGCCGGAGGGTTTCATCCAGTACCAGATCTTCGTCCCCCACGCCGAGGCGCGCGCGTGCGTCCGCGACGTGCTCGAACTCTGCCGGCAGGAGAACCGCTGCTCGTACCTCGGCGTACTCAAGCGGCATCGTCCCGATCAGTTTCTGCTTTCGCACGCGGTCGACGGCTGGTCGCTGGCGCTCGATTTCCCGGTACGGGCGGGTCAACGCGCCGACCTGTGGGCTCTGACCGAGCGGCTTACCGAGCGTGTTTTGGCGGCGGGCGGCCGGTTCTACTTCGCCAAGGACGCCGTCCTTCGGCCCGCCGACGTCGAGCGGGCCTACGGCCGCGATCGGCTGGCGCGTTTCCTGGCCATCAAGCAGCGACTCGACCCCGACGGTGTCCTTGCCAACGACCTGTGGTCACGGGCGTTGGTGCAGAGCGGGTAG
- a CDS encoding DUF5615 family PIN-like protein, with product MKLLADESIESAIERTLRDAGHDLVSIAKESPGAEDREVLSRARRERRILLTNDKDFAEIAFRQRTASAGIVLVRLPRLRAVVKARRIAEVVREQGRSLWKTMTVVEAHAIRRRPLPGRSR from the coding sequence ATGAAGCTCCTCGCTGACGAGAGCATCGAATCCGCGATCGAGAGGACCCTCCGCGATGCAGGGCACGACCTCGTTTCCATCGCCAAGGAAAGTCCGGGCGCCGAAGATCGGGAGGTCCTCTCGCGCGCAAGACGGGAAAGGCGGATCCTGCTCACGAACGACAAGGACTTTGCCGAAATCGCGTTCCGCCAGCGCACGGCTTCGGCGGGAATTGTACTGGTGCGACTTCCGCGCTTGCGGGCAGTGGTCAAGGCAAGGCGGATCGCCGAGGTTGTTCGCGAGCAGGGACGCTCGCTCTGGAAGACGATGACGGTGGTCGAAGCGCACGCCATCCGCCGCCGCCCGCTTCCGGGGCGGTCGCGATAA
- a CDS encoding M28 family peptidase → MVALRLLTLLGGFLALAVPVVQAGPVAGDGLALVRVPVTRQVTVRAIAAAGMQPYLQISGADGDYAVAGIVRRPDGSLPEPGLPVHLLDADTTGATYYLATVFPPRPAVDWAAFGRVLHDDGTNVLLRTSAADAERLAAAGAEIAAIRLQPMALPPPAGGAAATLAVTPHSAVQAMLDQVSTAAVTAYEQELTGVVAPVIDGAAYTIRTRHTLSGTPIQKATRYVGARFAARGLSVEYHNWNSATYPNVIGEIAGQTNPADIVVIGAHLDDMPAGSVAPGADDNASGSTAVLIAADVLSQYQWACTLRFALWTGEEQGLLGSRAYAQRAFGRSEAIRGYLNLDMIGYDSSGYGEISLISRSGVPGSEAMMNLFADVIDAYDLDLAPLKRVDDNVGNYSDNASFWTYGYASILAIEGLTYGLTPYYHTTSDTLATLDVPYMTEFAKAALGTFVHLSDCLLNATPTATATPTPSASPSPVPPTPTATPTWAVSGTVSYYAGGHPIANAAVELVGPSTVATTTAADGGYACAGALPGTTTLTPGKHGDTGSAVSALDAAYVLQNVVGIRVFDAQQALACEITGNGALSALDASLILQKTIGLIGSFPVETACGSEWVFVPMPAAAPNQRLVPPVTVSGCQAGAIAYEPLSGPAAGQDFAGVVFGDCSGNWTPTGAAVAGGVAATAARVRSGHPLRRPDRLVVPVVVDAAAPFHAVELELQAVSGTNLARVRRGPAAAGAAVAAAVDPAGRTRIALASAAGMDAERGPLLYVDVRGDRDRAAPPRLVRARIDDGRWH, encoded by the coding sequence ATGGTCGCGCTGCGGCTCCTTACGCTCCTTGGAGGGTTCCTGGCGCTGGCGGTGCCGGTAGTACAGGCCGGTCCTGTTGCCGGCGACGGCCTGGCGCTGGTGCGCGTGCCGGTGACGCGCCAGGTCACGGTCCGCGCCATCGCTGCGGCGGGAATGCAGCCGTACCTTCAGATCAGCGGCGCAGACGGCGACTACGCGGTTGCCGGAATCGTCCGTAGACCTGACGGTTCGCTGCCGGAACCCGGCCTGCCCGTACACCTGCTCGACGCGGATACGACGGGAGCGACGTATTACCTGGCGACCGTCTTCCCGCCACGGCCGGCGGTCGATTGGGCAGCCTTCGGCCGTGTGCTCCATGACGACGGTACTAACGTCCTGCTGCGCACGAGCGCCGCGGATGCCGAGCGGCTCGCTGCCGCGGGGGCCGAGATCGCCGCGATTCGTCTCCAGCCGATGGCGTTGCCGCCGCCCGCCGGCGGGGCGGCGGCCACTCTGGCCGTGACCCCACACTCCGCGGTTCAGGCAATGCTCGATCAGGTAAGCACCGCAGCCGTCACCGCTTACGAACAGGAACTGACGGGGGTCGTGGCGCCGGTCATAGATGGCGCGGCCTATACGATCCGCACCCGCCATACGCTGAGCGGAACGCCGATCCAGAAAGCGACCCGATATGTCGGGGCGCGTTTCGCGGCCCGCGGCTTGAGCGTCGAGTACCACAACTGGAACTCCGCAACGTATCCGAACGTGATCGGCGAGATTGCGGGTCAGACCAACCCCGCCGACATCGTCGTCATCGGCGCTCATCTCGACGACATGCCGGCCGGGTCGGTAGCGCCCGGGGCCGACGACAACGCCAGTGGCTCCACCGCGGTGCTTATCGCGGCCGACGTCCTGAGCCAGTACCAGTGGGCGTGTACGCTGCGCTTTGCGCTCTGGACCGGCGAGGAGCAGGGGCTGTTGGGCAGTCGTGCGTATGCGCAGCGAGCGTTCGGGCGCAGCGAGGCAATCCGCGGCTATCTCAACCTCGACATGATCGGATACGACTCCAGCGGTTACGGCGAGATCTCCCTGATATCACGCAGCGGCGTGCCGGGCTCGGAGGCCATGATGAACCTGTTCGCCGACGTGATCGACGCTTACGACCTCGACTTGGCGCCGCTGAAGCGAGTTGACGACAACGTGGGTAACTACAGCGACAACGCCTCGTTCTGGACGTACGGCTACGCGTCGATCCTGGCCATCGAGGGGCTCACCTACGGCTTGACGCCCTACTACCACACCACGTCGGACACGCTGGCAACGCTCGATGTCCCGTACATGACGGAGTTCGCGAAGGCGGCGCTGGGAACCTTTGTGCATCTGAGCGACTGTCTGCTGAACGCGACGCCGACGGCTACCGCCACGCCGACCCCGAGCGCTTCGCCCTCGCCCGTGCCTCCCACCCCTACCGCCACCCCGACGTGGGCCGTGAGCGGCACTGTGAGCTACTACGCCGGCGGTCACCCGATCGCCAACGCGGCAGTCGAGCTGGTCGGGCCCTCCACCGTCGCCACCACCACCGCCGCCGACGGCGGGTACGCGTGCGCCGGGGCGTTACCCGGAACGACGACGCTGACTCCAGGCAAGCACGGCGACACCGGCAGCGCGGTCAGTGCCCTCGACGCCGCCTACGTCCTGCAGAACGTCGTCGGCATAAGGGTCTTCGACGCGCAGCAGGCGTTGGCGTGCGAGATCACGGGCAACGGAGCGTTGAGTGCGCTCGATGCGTCGCTGATTCTGCAGAAGACGATCGGGCTGATCGGCTCGTTTCCGGTGGAGACTGCGTGTGGCAGCGAGTGGGTTTTCGTGCCCATGCCGGCAGCGGCGCCCAATCAGCGCCTCGTGCCGCCCGTCACTGTGAGCGGTTGCCAGGCCGGCGCCATTGCTTACGAACCCCTGAGCGGCCCCGCGGCGGGGCAGGACTTCGCCGGTGTGGTCTTCGGCGACTGCAGCGGCAACTGGACACCGACGGGCGCAGCGGTTGCCGGCGGCGTTGCAGCAACGGCGGCACGAGTACGTTCGGGCCACCCGCTGCGCCGACCCGATCGGCTGGTGGTACCCGTCGTTGTGGATGCGGCGGCTCCATTCCACGCCGTCGAGTTGGAGCTTCAGGCGGTATCCGGCACGAACCTGGCACGGGTCAGGCGCGGTCCGGCGGCGGCCGGAGCGGCGGTCGCGGCGGCAGTCGACCCCGCCGGCCGCACCCGCATAGCTCTGGCGTCGGCGGCAGGCATGGACGCCGAACGCGGCCCCCTGCTGTACGTGGATGTCCGCGGCGACCGCGATCGTGCAGCGCCGCCGCGTCTGGTGCGGGCCCGCATCGACGACGGACGGTGGCACTGA
- a CDS encoding four helix bundle protein: MIFGHERLEVYRAAIEYVGWAYRLCEGIKGQRNAKEQLLRASPAIPLNIAEGNGKATGGERRRDQAAAGDGGGSFRLGAPPRLNRSVRLVGRGVAYGEP, translated from the coding sequence ATGATCTTCGGCCACGAGCGACTTGAGGTATATCGCGCGGCCATCGAGTACGTTGGCTGGGCGTATCGGCTCTGTGAAGGCATCAAGGGGCAGCGAAACGCGAAGGAGCAGTTGCTGCGAGCATCGCCAGCGATCCCGCTGAATATCGCCGAGGGGAACGGCAAGGCGACCGGCGGTGAGCGCCGCCGGGATCAAGCGGCTGCCGGCGACGGCGGCGGGAGCTTCCGGCTGGGAGCGCCGCCGCGCCTCAACCGGAGCGTTCGGCTTGTTGGTCGAGGCGTGGCATATGGCGAGCCGTGA
- a CDS encoding Rieske 2Fe-2S domain-containing protein encodes MCPTTEGPRGQRQPVVRVGELQPGETKKFLLACDGREEEAFVVNHDGRLYAYVNRCLHVPMTMDWTDNRFLTEDKRFILCATHGACYLPDTGECVAGPPCGKFLIRVPLTVCGDTVFANCPDPKELDR; translated from the coding sequence ATGTGCCCAACGACGGAAGGCCCGCGCGGGCAACGGCAACCGGTGGTTCGCGTCGGCGAACTGCAACCCGGCGAAACGAAGAAGTTCCTCCTTGCCTGCGACGGGCGGGAGGAGGAGGCGTTCGTGGTCAATCACGATGGCAGGCTCTACGCCTACGTGAATCGCTGCCTGCACGTGCCAATGACCATGGACTGGACCGACAACCGGTTTCTTACGGAAGACAAGCGGTTCATCCTCTGCGCCACTCACGGCGCCTGCTACCTGCCCGACACGGGAGAGTGCGTTGCCGGCCCACCGTGCGGCAAGTTCCTCATTCGGGTGCCCCTGACCGTCTGCGGTGACACGGTGTTCGCGAACTGCCCGGACCCAAAAGAGCTTGACCGCTGA
- a CDS encoding AarF/UbiB family protein → MRGCQGTTTLSTTTQDSLLGIAARDIERLTRVTGILVRHGFGALAGRADGDAAPAASHAERFARLLADLGPTFIKLGQVLSIRRDLLPAEYITALESLQDNAPEVPFAAVREVVEVGLGRSLPEVFPVFDERPLGTASIAQTHRATAADGTPLVVKVQRPGIERILRGDLNILYIAARALESAIDEMQLAAVSEVIAEFERGLLRELDFASELENLETARRLLDPVRALVVPAPHREYSCRTVLAMEFFPGASLRTLTPHSDAAKRVVEELVHAAVKQVFVDGFFHGDPHPGNVLVDGDGRICLIDFGLTGRLDQSQRDDLVTLIFALILGDDASIARVLLRMGTPTQRVNIAELRAEVARLRTTYLTVASIEDVDSGGFVEAFAAAANDFRIKLAPEYAVLVKATATLEGIVRTWHPHVDLVGIARPTAERLVAARWGPTRLLANAMGGATEVSSLLRSLPAQLEQILQDAEQGSLQVRAVSPGLDDLPQRIHQLASRLSLAGFAASMSICTALLVPTVSHSQLGSFLCTVTLLLSVGGWTTLLWWHILGRGRPVRVRELLKLVRRS, encoded by the coding sequence ATGAGGGGGTGCCAGGGGACGACGACGCTGTCGACGACGACTCAGGACTCGCTGCTGGGTATCGCAGCCCGCGACATCGAACGCCTGACGCGCGTCACCGGCATCCTCGTGCGCCACGGTTTCGGGGCTCTGGCCGGCCGCGCCGACGGCGATGCCGCCCCGGCCGCTTCGCACGCGGAACGCTTCGCCCGGCTGCTGGCCGACCTCGGCCCCACGTTCATCAAGCTCGGGCAGGTGCTTTCCATCCGCCGCGACCTCCTGCCGGCCGAATACATCACCGCCCTGGAGTCGCTGCAGGACAACGCCCCGGAAGTCCCCTTCGCCGCCGTCCGCGAGGTGGTCGAGGTCGGACTCGGCCGTTCGCTTCCCGAGGTATTCCCGGTTTTCGACGAACGCCCGCTCGGCACTGCATCGATCGCGCAGACGCACCGCGCCACGGCCGCCGACGGCACGCCCCTAGTCGTCAAGGTCCAGCGTCCGGGCATCGAACGCATCCTGCGCGGCGATCTCAACATCCTTTACATCGCCGCCCGCGCCCTCGAATCGGCAATCGACGAAATGCAGCTTGCCGCCGTCTCCGAGGTCATTGCCGAGTTCGAACGGGGGCTGCTGCGCGAGCTCGACTTCGCCTCGGAGCTCGAAAACCTGGAGACTGCCCGCCGACTTCTCGACCCGGTGCGCGCCCTGGTCGTCCCCGCACCGCACCGCGAATATAGCTGCCGCACGGTGCTGGCCATGGAGTTCTTCCCCGGCGCATCGTTGCGCACCCTCACGCCCCACAGTGACGCCGCGAAGCGCGTCGTCGAGGAGCTGGTGCACGCCGCCGTCAAGCAGGTGTTCGTCGACGGTTTCTTTCACGGCGACCCGCACCCCGGCAATGTGTTGGTAGACGGCGACGGCCGGATTTGCCTGATCGACTTCGGTCTTACCGGCCGTCTCGACCAATCGCAGCGCGACGACCTGGTCACGCTCATCTTCGCGCTCATCCTCGGCGACGACGCCTCGATCGCGCGCGTTCTGCTGCGCATGGGCACGCCCACGCAGCGCGTCAATATCGCCGAGCTGAGGGCGGAAGTGGCCCGTCTGCGCACAACCTATCTCACCGTCGCGTCGATCGAGGATGTCGATTCCGGCGGCTTCGTCGAGGCTTTCGCCGCCGCGGCCAACGACTTCCGCATCAAGCTCGCGCCCGAATACGCCGTTCTCGTAAAGGCCACGGCAACGCTCGAAGGCATCGTCCGCACGTGGCACCCGCACGTCGACCTCGTGGGCATCGCACGACCCACCGCCGAACGCCTCGTCGCCGCGCGCTGGGGACCGACGCGGCTGCTCGCCAACGCCATGGGCGGCGCCACCGAGGTCAGCAGCCTGCTGCGCAGCCTCCCGGCCCAACTCGAACAGATCCTGCAGGACGCCGAACAGGGCAGCCTGCAGGTGCGCGCTGTGTCGCCGGGGCTCGACGATCTACCCCAGCGTATCCATCAGCTTGCCAGTCGCCTGTCGCTGGCGGGTTTTGCCGCGTCGATGTCGATTTGCACCGCCCTGCTCGTCCCCACCGTGTCGCACTCCCAGCTCGGCAGCTTTCTCTGCACCGTTACCTTGCTGCTGTCGGTGGGAGGCTGGACGACTCTGCTCTGGTGGCACATCCTCGGCCGCGGCCGCCCGGTCCGTGTCCGCGAACTACTCAAACTGGTGCGGCGAAGCTGA
- a CDS encoding DUF433 domain-containing protein: MKKSLLDRIEVNPEVMVCKPVIRGTRITVEIILEKLAADIPIEEILEDYPRLSRDDVLAAIAYAREVVGTEEIVPRVRAVR; encoded by the coding sequence ATGAAGAAGTCCCTCCTCGACAGGATCGAAGTCAATCCGGAGGTCATGGTATGCAAGCCAGTCATCCGTGGCACCCGCATCACCGTAGAGATCATCCTCGAAAAACTTGCGGCGGACATTCCGATCGAGGAGATTCTTGAAGACTATCCTCGTCTCTCCAGGGACGATGTCTTGGCGGCCATCGCCTATGCGCGCGAGGTCGTGGGCACGGAGGAGATCGTTCCGCGGGTGCGCGCAGTTCGATGA
- a CDS encoding DUF1566 domain-containing protein, with protein sequence MFVRRFKRGAVSRLGNEPRIVGDTMMSFARSLGFFLVVFTGVPALASVTPESTLEKCQKTVKTEGAGFVARRTKAIETCFAKVAKEIVAKGAANVDGAVSTCVAALRKIENAADPTKTLTAKMTARVTARCGAGPDVLHTLGDILGTGATVSEPLAAGNLGSYCKRHGGDGAIDSLEEWLACFRAVGECASNASVAAHYPRALEWIDEIQTAMSALSPAPTDALLALSQIEQAIEGSVDDNEPQIRCGDPFLPATGQTTCWDVGTHTTTACAGTQQDGEVLAGMPLAYVDNGDGTVSDLTTGLMWEKKGDDGSIHDYNNLAITWANAFSYFINRLNNRCKNDESVDCSAGGDSDCSGVGGPCGFAGYRNWRVPNMRELASIIDYSAQSPAVKPVFHDSIACTPGCSHLTCSCTNNGAHWTSTTYVATPGSAWNMTFGQGNTGPSVKTTGMQVRAVRGGT encoded by the coding sequence GTGTTCGTCAGGCGCTTCAAGCGCGGGGCCGTCAGCCGGCTCGGTAACGAGCCGCGAATCGTGGGGGATACGATGATGTCGTTCGCGCGCTCACTCGGTTTTTTTCTGGTGGTCTTCACCGGAGTTCCGGCGCTGGCCTCGGTAACGCCAGAGTCGACCCTCGAAAAGTGCCAGAAGACGGTCAAGACGGAGGGCGCCGGGTTCGTTGCCCGACGCACCAAGGCGATCGAGACCTGCTTCGCCAAGGTCGCGAAGGAAATCGTCGCCAAAGGAGCCGCCAACGTCGACGGCGCCGTGAGCACGTGCGTGGCCGCGCTGCGTAAGATCGAAAACGCCGCCGATCCCACCAAGACGCTCACGGCGAAGATGACCGCCAGGGTGACCGCCCGGTGCGGCGCCGGTCCCGACGTTCTCCACACCCTCGGCGACATCCTCGGCACCGGCGCCACGGTGTCCGAACCCCTGGCCGCCGGTAACCTCGGGTCGTACTGCAAACGCCACGGGGGCGATGGCGCGATCGACTCGCTAGAGGAATGGCTTGCCTGCTTCCGCGCGGTCGGCGAATGCGCTTCCAATGCCAGTGTCGCCGCGCATTACCCGCGGGCGCTCGAATGGATCGACGAGATCCAGACGGCGATGTCGGCATTGTCGCCGGCGCCGACCGACGCCCTGCTGGCGCTGTCGCAGATCGAGCAGGCGATCGAAGGCTCCGTCGACGACAACGAACCCCAGATTCGCTGCGGCGATCCCTTTCTGCCGGCGACCGGACAAACCACCTGCTGGGACGTCGGCACTCACACTACGACGGCGTGCGCCGGGACGCAGCAGGACGGCGAGGTGTTGGCGGGCATGCCCCTGGCCTACGTCGACAACGGCGATGGGACGGTCAGCGACCTGACCACCGGGCTCATGTGGGAGAAGAAAGGGGATGACGGCAGCATCCACGACTACAACAACCTTGCGATCACCTGGGCTAACGCCTTCAGCTACTTCATCAACCGGCTCAACAACCGCTGCAAGAACGACGAATCGGTCGACTGCTCCGCCGGCGGCGACAGCGACTGCTCGGGGGTGGGCGGCCCGTGCGGCTTCGCCGGCTATCGTAACTGGAGGGTGCCGAACATGCGCGAGTTAGCCAGCATCATCGACTACTCCGCTCAGAGCCCGGCCGTGAAACCGGTATTCCACGACTCGATCGCCTGCACGCCGGGTTGCTCGCACCTGACTTGCAGTTGCACCAATAACGGCGCGCACTGGACATCGACGACTTACGTGGCGACGCCCGGATCGGCGTGGAATATGACCTTCGGCCAGGGGAATACGGGACCGAGCGTCAAGACCACGGGCATGCAGGTGCGCGCGGTACGCGGCGGAACCTGA